The Diorhabda sublineata isolate icDioSubl1.1 chromosome 6, icDioSubl1.1, whole genome shotgun sequence genome includes a window with the following:
- the LOC130445529 gene encoding NADH dehydrogenase [ubiquinone] 1 beta subcomplex subunit 9, whose translation MSGSLTGLITHKARVQSLYKRSLRMLENWYDRREVYRYYAVLMRQRFDENKKISDIRIAKDLIAKGEAELFDKQHWHPRKFPESPGGVAYGREVPPPDWVLDYWHPLEKAQYPEYFARREQRKKEYVKLWEEKYGKDSTFTPH comes from the exons atgtcgGGTTCTTTAACGGGTTTGATAACTCATAAAGCGAGAGTTCAAAGTTTGTATAAAAGGTCTCTTCGCATGCTAGAAAATTGGTACGATCGTAG agaaGTTTACAGATACTACGCTGTATTGATGAGACAAAGATTcgacgaaaacaaaaaaatttccgaTATCAGAATTGCTAAAGATTTAATTGCCAAAGGAGAAGCTGAGTTATTCGACAAACAACACTGGCACCCACGAAAAT TTCCCGAATCTCCTGGAGGTGTAGCTTATGGAAGAGAAGTACCACCTCCGGATTGGGTATTAGACTACTGGCATCCTCTGGAAAAAGCTCAATATCCTGAATATTTTGCCAGAAGGGAACAGAGGAAAAAAGAATATGTCAAACTTTGggaagaaaaatatggaaaagatTCAACTTTTACCccacattaa
- the LOC130445518 gene encoding dynamin-like, giving the protein MAGNAGMEHLIPIVNKLQDAFTVLGVNLSLDLPQIAVVGGQSAGKSSVLENFVGRDFLPRGSGIVTRRPLILQLIHSKFEYAEFLHNKGKKFTDFDEVRKEIEAETDRITGNNKGISTLPINLKIYSPHVLNLTLIDLPGMTKVPIGDQPADIEQQIRNMIMQFIKKESCLILAVTPANTDLANSDALQIAREVDPQGYRTIGVITKLDIMDEGTDARLILENKLLPLRRGYVGVVNRSQRDIDGQKDIKLALESERKYFLGHPAYRHIADKLGTPYLQKVLNEQLTNHIRNTLPSLRDKLQKQMIILEKELGDFKKFSPDDPSLKNKALLQMIQQFALSFEKVLEGSRSDDVNTTELSGGAKINCIFHERFPFEIVKMEFDESELRREIAIAIANIHGIRIGLFTPDLAFDAIVKKQIARLKEPCLECVNLVVTELINIIRTCTDQMSRFPRLKEIVERIITNYLRRREEFCKDQLSVYIHCQLSYMNTNHEDFIGFANAENQAKKSVPVSNDHLGNQVIRKGYMTLHNLSIIKGRSFWYVLSSDNLAWYKDETEKEIQYILPLNKLRLRDVGSGFINKKPTFALFLPNGANVYKDYKQLELSCSSLDDMNSWKASFLRAGVYPEKPINDETEEDNAIIDNDVDPQLKRQVEVIRNLVESYMSIVSKATKDLVPKIITHLIIKNTKMFIFEELLVSIYAQEDQINLLEECPAEVKKREEKMAMFQACKSALDIIGDCTMKCSSNTLINKEEENHYSLSTVSNKPTIATKKNYRLSTPPPVFSRPAPPPPPGKLRKYKSEKNISEPRPIANSNLIPKFYILSIP; this is encoded by the exons ATGGCGGGTAACGCCGGTATGGAACATTTAATACCGATCGTGAATAAGTTACAAGATGCTTTTACTGTACTGGGTGTGAACTTAAGTCTCGATTTACCCCAGATCGCCGTGGTGGGGGgacaatcagctggaaaaagttcagttttagaaaatttcGTCGGAAG aGATTTTTTACCGAGAGGATCGGGAATCGTAACCAGGAGGCCGCTTATCCTTCAACTGATTCATTCCAAATTTG aATATGCCGAATTCCTGCATAACAAGGGAAAGAAATTCACCGATTTCGATGAGGTTAGGAAAGAAATCGAAGCCGAAACCGATAGAATTACTGGAAACAATAAAGGAATTTCAACGCTTCCCATAAATCTGAAAATTTATTCCCCGCACG TCCTGAATTTAACACTGATAGATTTACCGGGGATGACGAAAGTACCGATAGGAGATCAACCAGCTGACATCGAACAACAAATCAGAAATATGATTATgcaatttatcaaaaaagaatCTTGTCTGATTTTGGCGGTAACGCCTGCCAATACCGATTTAGCGAATTCAGATGCTTTACAAATTGCAAGAGAAGTTGATCCGCAAG GATATCGTACAATAGGGGTGATCACAAAACTAGATATTATGGATGAAGGTACAGACGCCAGAttaattcttgaaaataaattattacccCTAAGACGAGGTTATGTCGGGGTAGTAAATCGTTCGCAAAGAGACATCGATGGTCAAAAAGATATCAAACTCGCTTTGGAATcggaaagaaaatattttttagg acACCCAGCTTATAGACACATTGCAGATAAACTTGGAACGCcatatttacaaaaagttttgaatGAACAACTAACGAATCATATTAGAAACACATTACCCTCATTGAGagataaattacaaaaacaaatgatcattttggaaaaagaatTGGGAGATTTTAAGAAATTCAGCCCGGACGATCCGAGTTTGAAAAACAAGGCGTTGTTACA GATGATCCAACAATTTGCGTTGAGTTTCGAAAAAGTGTTAGAAGGTTCTAGATCGGACGACGTCAATACGACGGAACTCTCGGGTGGTGCCAAAATTAATTGCATATTCCACGAACGGTTCCCTTTCGAAATAGTCAAAATGGAATTCGACGAAAGCGAATTAAGACGAGAAATAGCGATCGCCATTGCCAACATACACGGAATCAGG ATCGGGCTTTTTACACCCGATTTAGCTTTCGACGCTATAGTTAAAAAACAGATAGCTAGACTTAAAGAACCGTGTCTAGAATGCGTCAACTTAGTAGTAACCgaattaataaatatcattcGTACGTGTACAGATCAG ATGTCGAGGTTTCCGAGATTAAAAGAAATAGTAGAGAGGATAATAACGAATTATTTAAGACGAAGAGAAGAATTTTGTAAAGACCAACTTTCGGTTTATATACATTGTCAATTGTCTTATATGAATACAAACCACGAAGACTTTATAGGATTCGCCAA tgcTGAAAATCAAGCTAAAAAATCAGTTCCGGTCAGTAACGATCATTTGGGTAATCAAGTGATCAGAAAAGGTTATATGACGTTGCATAATCTAAGTATTATAAAAGGAAGAAGCTTCTGGTATGTTCTGTCTTCGGATAATTTGGCGTGGTACAAAGATGAAACGGAAAAGGAAATTCAGTACATTTTAcctttaaataaattgagattaAGGGATGTCGGATCTGGTTTTATAAATAAGAAACCAACTTTTGCTTTATTCTTACCCAacggcgctaatgtatataag GATTACAAACAATTGGAACTGAGTTGTAGTTCTTTAGACGATATGAATTCGTGGAAAGCGTCGTTCTTAAGAGCCGGCGTTTACCCCGAAAAGCCGATCAACGATGAAACAGAAGAAGATAACGCGATAATAGATAACGACGTCGATCCTCAACTTAAAAGACAAGTTGAAGTGATAAGAAATTTAGTGGAAAGTTACATGTCGATAGTGAGCAAAGCCACCAAAGATTTAGTTCCCAAAATAATCACgcatttgataattaaaaatacgaaaatgtTTATATTCGAAGAGTTACTCGTCAGTATTTATGCTCAAGAAGATCAG attaatttattagaagaatGTCCGGCGGAAGTTAAAAAACGAGAAGAAAAAATGGCGATGTTTCAAGCTTGTAAATCAGCTTTAGATATAATAGGTGACTGTACGATGAAATGTTCCAGTAATActttaattaataaagaagaagaaaatcacTATTCCCTATCAACTGTTTCTAATAAACCGACAATAGCGactaaaaaaa aTTATAGATTATCAACACCGCCTCCAGTATTTTCTAGACCAGCTCCGCCGCCGCCTCCAG gaaaattgaggaaatataagagtgagaaaaatatttctgaacCTCGGCCTATAGCAAATTCCAATTtgattccaaaattttatatattatcaattCCTTAA
- the LOC130445523 gene encoding autophagy-related protein 16-1 — MYGNDVFWKNSILSQLQERNRRETDLFQDLVNEHNKLFENYNTLHTENIQLSIQIEKLKGGGGLGSKSSSLGDIRYQEKIQQLERKLLAQAEELTELHRRKGENAQQIIDLNVAVQEKEKKIASKDAILAENAATIMKLQTEAENLEKSKSEVLYLLGTLRDEHQSLQLLFSSLEEKLRKAQDENRQLVERLIKYKAKDADRMNEENDNFLKKRYAKIQKEIEEACKDARNSPEELTEGCGPLGASNLPACASVKFDAHEGEVSAVKWSPLERLLATGGADRKIKLWEISKNCREKKATLVGSNAGVMAIDFDSTGSLILGASNDYATRVWTIADHRLKHTLTGHSGKVMAAKFLGEASKVVTGSHDRTLKIWDLRSRACIETKFAGSSCNDLVTVDSAGSIIISGHFDKSIRFWDCRSESSANNVVLNGKVTSLDLTKDAKYLVCCVRDDTLKLLDLRMNQVVTLFACDGFKVGCDYSRATFSPDGQYVAVGSADGGVYIWGVNSAKVETILKEHGAAVTATSWNPFGNFLATVDRSRRAVIWSDI, encoded by the coding sequence ATGTACGGAAACGATGTTTTCTGGAAAAATTCGATCCTATCTCAATTGCAAGAAAGAAATAGGAGGGAAACGGATTTATTTCAAGATTTAGTGAACGAACacaacaaattatttgaaaattacaacACGCTGCACACGGAAAACATCCAATTATCGATccaaatcgaaaaattgaaaggCGGGGGCGGTTTGGGATCGAAAAGTTCGAGTTTAGGCGACATCCGGTACCAGGAAAAAATCCAACAGCTCGAACGGAAACTTTTAGCGCAAGCGGAAGAACTGACGGAACTGCATAGGAGGAAAGGGGAAAACGCGCAGCAAATAATCGATTTGAACGTAGCGGTGCAGGAGAAGGAGAAAAAAATAGCGTCCAAAGACGCGATTTTGGCGGAAAACGCGGCGACGATAATGAAATTGCAAACGGAAgcggaaaatttggaaaaatcgaaAAGCGAAGTTTTGTATTTATTGGGCACCCTAAGGGACGAACACCAATCCCTCCAATTGTTGTTCTCTTCGTTGGAGGAGAAATTGAGGAAAGCCCAAGATGAAAATCGCCAATTGGTGGAAagattgataaaatataaagcGAAAGACGCCGATCGGATGAACGAGGAAAACGACAATTTCCTGAAAAAGCGCTACGCCAAGATACAAAAGGAAATCGAGGAGGCGTGCAAGGACGCGAGGAATTCCCCGGAGGAGTTGACCGAAGGGTGCGGCCCGTTGGGCGCGTCGAACCTGCCGGCGTGCGCCAGCGTCAAATTCGACGCGCACGAAGGCGAAGTGAGCGCCGTGAAGTGGAGCCCGTTGGAGAGGTTGCTGGCGACGGGGGGCGCCGATCGAAAAATCAAACTGTgggaaatttcgaaaaattgccGCGAGAAAAAAGCCACTTTGGTCGGTAGCAACGCTGGCGTGATGGCGATCGACTTCGATTCGACGGGATCTTTGATATTGGGAGCGTCGAACGATTACGCGACCAGAGTTTGGACGATCGCCGATCACCGATTGAAGCACACGTTAACCGGCCATTCCGGCAAAGTGATGGCGGCGAAATTTTTGGGGGAGGCGTCGAAAGTGGTGACCGGAAGTCACGATCGCACCTTGAAAATATGGGATTTGCGCAGTCGCGCCTGCATCGAAACGAAATTCGCCGGTTCGAGCTGCAACGATTTGGTGACGGTGGATAGCGCCGGTTCGATCATAATCAGCGGTCATTTCGATAAGAGCATCCGGTTCTGGGACTGCCGGTCCGAATCGAGCGCCAACAACGTGGTTCTTAACGGTAAAGTGACGTCTCTCGATCTGACCAAAGACGCCAAATATCTAGTTTGTTGCGTGAGGGACGATACGTTGAAATTGCTCGATTTGAGGATGAATCAAGTGGTGACTTTGTTCGCTTGCGACGGTTTTAAAGTCGGTTGCGATTATTCGAGGGCGACTTTTAGTCCGGACGGTCAATACGTCGCCGTCGGTTCGGCGGACGGTGGCGTTTATATTTGGGGCGTGAATAGCGCCAAAGTCGAAACTATACTCAAGGAACACGGTGCGGCGGTAACGGCTACGTCTTGGAATCCGTTCGGAAATTTTTTGGCCACCGTCGATAGGTCTAGGAGGGCGGTCATTTGGTCGGATATTTGA
- the LOC130445527 gene encoding 1-acyl-sn-glycerol-3-phosphate acyltransferase alpha-like — protein sequence MGFLLYTLVLITFLAILWKINSVARCVLKFTFFGITSMIFACAPIPLMLLKPRDSKNALIPAALLRATERIYGLSYNVEGIENIIKDSGCVVLINHQSAIDLFVLAYLWPLMPNSTVISKKEIFYIQPFGLASWLWGTIFINRVNAKDAQSTVNQTGEIIRRRKARVLMFPEGTRNLGNTLLPFKKGAFHLAIASKVPIQPVAVSRYSFLGKFRFDSGHITIRILPAVSTEGCTSDDIPKLIDKTYKMISENVNEISSKNNVKNNLKTS from the exons ATGGGATTTCTACTTTACACTCTAGTTTTAATCACATTCCTGgcaatattatggaaaataaactCTGTCGCGAGATGTGTATTgaaatttacgttttttgggATAACCAGTATGATATTTGCTTGCGCACCTATTCCGTTAATGCTTCTAAAACCCCGTGATAGTAAAAACGCTTT AATACCTGCTGCACTTCTAAGAGCCACCGAAAGAATTTATGGTCTCTCTTATAATGTGGAAGGAATTGAAAACATAATTAAAGATAGTGGTTGTGTAGttttaataaatcatcaaaGTGCTATTGATCTATTTG ttttggCTTATCTTTGGCCATTAATGCCAAATTCTACTGTGATatcgaaaaaagaaattttttatatccaaCCGTTTGGTTTGGCGTCGTGGTTATGGggaactatttttataaacaggGTGAATGCGAAAGACGCACAATCAACTGTTAATCAAACTGGAGAAATTATTAGGAGACGAAAG gCTCGTGTATTGATGTTTCCCGAAGGTACTAGGAATTTAGGAAATACGTTGTTACCGTTTAAGAAAGGGGCTTTTCATTTAGCTATCGCCTCTAAAGTTCCCATTCAACCGGTAGCTGTGTCTAGATATTCATTTTTAGGGAAATTTAGATTCGATTCAG GGCACATAACAATAAGAATTCTTCCAGCTGTTTCTACAGAAGGTTGTACGTCTGATGATATACCAAAATTGATAGATAAAACTTATAAAATGATATCAGAAAATGTCAatgaaatttcttcaaaaaataatgtgaaaaacaatttaaaaactaGCTGA
- the LOC130445522 gene encoding 1-acyl-sn-glycerol-3-phosphate acyltransferase alpha-like encodes MWLYLLFISIVLLPVIWKSSSLGKKWIKFSIYIAFSFAVTLLIPIWLFRPKDYRNALLPSAGFRGLCKILGLKYSIEGQEHIVRNSGSVVLINHQSILDLIVLSCLWPILPKCTVISKKEILYYVPIGLSFWLCGTIFIDRSKSSNAQNAVNKTGEIIRKTKSRVLIFPEGTRNDGPKLLPFKKGAFHLAVASKCPIQPVAVSRFTFLGPNKFEEGEIKIRILPAIPTNNCTVEDIPRLIEETYKTMSDNVDQLSTTPN; translated from the exons ATGTGGttgtatttactatttatatCGATAGTCCTGTTGCCAGTTATTTGGAAATCAAGTTCTTTAGgtaaaaaatggataaaattttcgatatatatAGCCTTTTCTTTCGCCGTTACACTTTTAATACCGATTTGGTTATTTAGGCCGAAAGACTACAGAAATGCATT ACTTCCCTCGGCTGGTTTTCGAGGTTTATGCAAAATATTAGGTCTAAAATACAGTATAGAAGGTCAAGAACATATTGTTAGAAATAGCGGCAGCGTTGTTTTGATAAATCATCAAAGTATATTAGATCTAATAG ttctGTCGTGCCTATGGCCAATTTTACCGAAATGTAcggttatttcaaaaaaagagaTACTTTATTATGTTCCTATTGGATTGTCTTTTTGGTTGTGTGGAACTATTTTTATTGACAGATCTAAATCGTCGAATGCTCAAAATGCCGTTAACAAAACCGgcgaaattattagaaaaacaaag tcTAGAGTATTAATATTTCCCGAAGGGACAAGAAATGATGGTCCCAAACTACTGCCGTTTAAAAAAGGCGCTTTCCATCTGGCAGTAGCTTCCAAATGTCCCATACAACCTGTAGCGGTATCCAGATTTACATTTTTGGGaccaaataaatttgaagaag gggaaattaaaattagaatctTGCCTGCCATACCGACAAATAATTGTACAGTAGAAGATATTCCCAGGCTTATTGAAGAGACTTACAAGACTATGTCGGATAATGTAGATCAGCTTTCAACTACAcctaattaa
- the LOC130445528 gene encoding single-stranded DNA-binding protein, mitochondrial, producing MALKSISSMLNKKPILYLDIIRKATTSTQEPARIEKTINSVQLLGRVGADPQKKGTEEHPIAVFSLATHTNYRYESGEFMQRTEWHRIVCFKPGLRETILNYLKKGQRVHVNGRITYGEVRGEDGKPRTTTAIAADDVIFFNSQQ from the exons atg gcCCTAAAAAGTATATCTTCAATGTTAAATAAGAAACCGATATTGTATTTAGATATAATTCGTAAAGCTACAACTAGTACACAGGAACCAGCCAGAATAGAAAAAA CAATAAATTCAGTTCAATTGCTTGGTAGAGTAGGGGCAGATCCTCAGAAAAAAGGTACAGAAGAACATCCGATTGCAGTTTTTTCTTTAGCAACACATACTAATTATAGATACGAATCCGGCGAATTTATGCAAAGGACTGAATGGCATAGAATAGTTTGTTTTAAACCAGGTCTTCGAGAAACTATACTCAATTACCTAAAGAAAGGTCAGAGAGTTCACGTTAATGGTAGAATTACTTATGGAGAAGTCCGCGGTGAAGATGGAAAACCGAGAACAACAACAGCTATAGCAGCTGATGatgttattttctttaattcacaacaataa